A part of Streptomyces sp. NBC_01451 genomic DNA contains:
- a CDS encoding SLATT domain-containing protein, producing MDRSLDDDASSRMNDAEEYLSAEQRRVAATERSKLRDLRHEVKQADRELARRTTAVQIGLLALIVAGVSLLTGLGWAVLAWDSPATLLRIAIICGTLILIAVAVVIVTVPRRGPRLADLMNAVDTKREELRFLSSLYYPTLKERRSLYREDVVGVIEQHRADSRKYRLVHNALQNLIMIGSAATTTVAALDTGNKLTWQNVTIVAIGFTVTLSAAFTGYYKYRERSYFLLQTADAIEEEANAVTLGIGPYKDFGPNQEQQALKLFTQRVEDHRNEQRRRQQQLDQPADQAPPAGASPPA from the coding sequence GTGGACCGCAGTCTTGACGACGACGCGTCCAGCCGCATGAACGATGCTGAGGAGTACCTCAGCGCCGAACAACGGAGAGTGGCAGCCACGGAAAGGTCCAAGCTGCGCGATCTCCGGCACGAAGTGAAGCAAGCGGATCGGGAACTGGCCCGCCGCACGACGGCCGTCCAGATCGGATTGCTGGCGCTGATCGTTGCCGGTGTCTCCCTGCTGACAGGTCTGGGCTGGGCCGTCCTGGCCTGGGACTCCCCCGCGACGCTTCTCCGCATCGCCATCATCTGCGGCACACTCATACTGATCGCTGTGGCAGTCGTAATCGTGACTGTGCCGCGCCGGGGCCCACGCCTGGCCGACCTGATGAACGCAGTTGACACCAAGCGCGAGGAACTGCGGTTCCTCAGCTCCCTCTACTACCCGACGCTGAAGGAACGGCGCAGCCTCTACCGCGAGGATGTTGTCGGGGTCATCGAGCAGCACCGGGCAGACAGCCGCAAGTACCGGCTCGTCCACAACGCGCTGCAGAACCTCATCATGATCGGCTCCGCAGCCACGACGACCGTTGCAGCCCTGGACACCGGTAACAAGCTGACCTGGCAGAACGTCACGATCGTCGCCATCGGCTTCACCGTCACGCTGTCAGCCGCCTTCACCGGCTACTACAAGTACCGCGAGCGCAGCTACTTCCTGCTGCAGACCGCCGACGCCATCGAAGAAGAGGCCAACGCCGTCACTCTCGGCATCGGCCCCTACAAAGACTTCGGCCCAAACCAGGAGCAGCAGGCGCTGAAGCTGTTCACCCAGCGCGTCGAAGACCACCGCAACGAGCAGCGCCGCCGACAGCAGCAGCTGGACCAGCCCGCCGACCAAGCCCCACCAGCGGGGGCGTCACCGCCAGCCTGA